One Anopheles marshallii chromosome 3, idAnoMarsDA_429_01, whole genome shotgun sequence genomic region harbors:
- the LOC128712544 gene encoding nuclear hormone receptor FTZ-F1-like — protein MFRFSRKNVNMDSSTVLQDNKSGFSKGSIVDFYDKLEKDDGGRTFGIDDATHGGLTRIENGMSGKGEHRASPISCYSPQNRLLPWPPQHVNESSSSSARKAQNLGLICVVCGDTSSGKHYGILACNGCSGFFKRSVRRKLIYRVYESLKDKAIQCIVGSLKQQMKGIIDVFAVQNERQPRNTATIRPEALRDMEQGRVLREAAVAVGVFGPPVSLALLSPSRYGPSILPTPALPTSQFLHHHSQVSSLVNSLPHHHPHHPHHAAMHGLANGLSMNLNGVGMSGHNGTPGLIHSAGNGDRDRDTVVPMNSSSGDSNNNKNPSSGSTENLNTTSSSNHSMAGDQSPSGAGSPAHGTSANGLGTGGCPTGGSSMSAEKHPQHSSSSCGSASPILEQDNMNDNDDYPVSSVGFGGIVDVVLLLC, from the exons ATGTTTCGGTTCAGCAGGAAAAACGTTAACATGGACAGCTCGACCGTACTGCAGGATAACAAGAGTG GCTTCAGTAAAGGTTCTATCGTGGACTTCTACGATAAATTGGAGAAGGACGATGGGGGTAGAACGTTCGGCATTGATGATGCCACTCACGGAGGACTAACCCGCATTGAGAATGGAATGTCAGGAAAAGGAG AACACCGGGCTTCACCCATCTCGTGTTATTCACCTCAGAATCGACTATTACCGTGGCCTCCCCAGCATGTAAACGAGAGTTCGAGCTCCTCAGCCAGGAAGGCTCAGAATCTCGGTCTGATTTGCGTCGTATGTGGAGATACGAGCTCCGGAAAGCATTACGGCATATTGGCATGCAACGGATGCTCTGGGTTCTTCAAACGCAGTGTCCGGAGGAAATTGATTTATCG TGTATATGAGTCTTTGAAAGACAAAG CAATACAGTGCATCGTAGGGAGTTTGAAGCAGCAGATGAAAGGAATTATTGACGTATTTG cCGTACAAAATGAGCGTCAACCACGAAATACAGCAACAATCAGACCGGAAGCTCTGCGGGATATGGAGCAGGGTCGAGTTTTACGAGAAGCAGCCGTTGCCGTCGGAGTGTTTGG GCCTCCAGTTTCGTTGGCACTACTTTCACCGTCTCGCTATGGGCCAAGCATCTTGCCAACACCCGCCTTACCGACCAGTCAATTTCTGCACCATCATAGCCAGGTGTCCTCGCTGGTAAATAGTCTCCCGCACCACCATCCCCACCATCCACACCATGCCGCTATGCACGGTCTAGCGAACGGACTGTCGATGAATCTCAACGGTGTCGGCATGTCGGGACACAACGGAACGCCCGGCTTGATTCATTCGGCTGGAAATGGCGATCGGGACCGAGACACCGTAGTTCCCATGAACAGCAGCAGTGGtgatagcaacaacaacaagaacccTTCGTCTGGTTCCACCGAGAACCTCAATACAACGTCGTCCTCTAACCATTCGATGGCCGGCGATCAGTCACCGAGTGGGGCAGGTTCACCAGCACACGGGACATCCGCGAATGGACTCGGAACAGGAGGATGTCCGACTGGCGGCTCAAGCATGAGTGCCGAGAAGCATCCACAACACAGCTCGTCATCGTGCGGATCGGCTAGTCCTATTCTGGAACAGGACAACATGAACGATAACGACG
- the LOC128712543 gene encoding uncharacterized protein LOC128712543, with protein MDKKIKAVQLKRRIAVENISALERFQAQFAGDDVDQIPEALEDLDKHKADYFAAVAKLEELDDGIEAIEACILERINVEERPNAPHIRLPKVELPTFDGDQTKWLSFRDRFIAMIDALPDLPSIAKLEYLLSSLKGDAAVPFEHTPLTADNYSVTWSALLKQYDNPRALVREYYRKLHHLPGVQSESVDSLTTLVNEFLRNVSGFVKLNQPVDSWDTPLSNMLLMKLDRATLLAWEKHSVHFTTDKYMDVVHFVQDRIQILKSTNNFASDIVDGSRKVAGTLRSSPPRRSIANAASSRSSPITPNYKCPLKCVDSHLLQNCPVFSGKDVQQRREMVASKQLCWNCLSDSHQAKACKSDYTCRTCHQRHHTLLHTPTPNSTIAMAVQNNHGMVFLETVRLYILDGYGNRHEARALLDSGSMSNFICNSLARKLLGIPRNKVHVSILGIGNSLQLMKGSIFATVESRNLTHASQLELLILDSPFMEIPTSPIDTSSWKLPELPLADPSFFVPDKIDIIIGGDTYWELHSGRKRSLGRGKPWLVETLFGWVIAGNTSSGASHGLQLCHLAANETPSLESVMERFWDTETIGDDTALSAEEDACEKHFVTTTTREASGRYVVCLPQNNNPSIVLGESKAIADRRLLAVERRLRSNHVMKEEYSKFMKEYERLGHMKRLTEPVDDTYEHYYLPHHAVVKETSTTTKVRVVFDASCKTSSGFSLNDKLLVGPVIQDDLFSIIVRFRSHSIALSADVEKMYRQILHDDRDQRYLRIRYREDPTEPIQTYQLQTITYGTASAPFLATRTLKQIAHDHQTQYPLAVNAVLNDFYVDDLLSGTEEISDAIEMLTNNSEVTVTVPVIIVID; from the exons atggacaaaaaaatcaaagccgTTCAGTTGAAGAGGAGGATTGCAGTGGAAAATATTAGTGCCCTCGAACGCTTTCAAGCCCAATTTGCCGGAGACGACGTCGATCAAATCCCGGAGGCCTTAGAAGACCTGGATAAGCACAAGGCAGATTACTTCGCCGCGGTGGCGAAGTTGGAGGAACTCGACGATGGTATCGAGGCGATCGAGGCATGTATCCTGGAAAGGATCAACGTCGAAGAGCG GCCAAACGCTCCACACATCCGCCTTCCGAAGGTCGAATTGCCAACGTTCGACGGAGATCAGACGAAATGGTTATCGTTTCGTGATCGCTTCATTGCGATGATTGATGCTTTGCCGGATCTTCCGTCGATTGCGAAGCTCGAATATTTATTGTCGTCATTGAAAGGGGACGCGGCGGTTCCTTTCGAACATACACCGTTGACGGCGGACAATTATTCGGTAACGTGGTCAGCGCTTCTCAAGCAGTATGACAATCCGCGTGCACTCGTTCGTGAGTATTACCGAAAACTACATCATCTTCCTGGCGTGCAATCGGAGAGTGTGGATAGTCTGACCACTTTAGTGAACGAATTTTTGCGGAATGTGAGCggttttgtgaaactaaatcAACCGGTGGATTCATGGGACACGCCGTTATCAAACATGCTACTTATGAAGTTGGATCGTGCCACACTTCTAGCATGGGAGAAACATTCAGTGCACTTTACGACGGACAAGTACATGGACGTGGTACATTTTGTACAAGACCGGATTCAAATCTTAAAGTCGACTAACAATTTCGCGAGTGATATAGTCGATGGTTCGAGAAAGGTGGCCGGCACCTTGCGCTCATCACCACCGCGTCGATCGATCGCCAACGCAGCGTCTTCGCGATCATCTCCCATTACGCCAAATTACAAGTGTCCTTTAAAGTGCGTAGATAGTCACCTTCTTCAAAACTGTCCAGTGTTCTCTGGAAAGGACGTGCAACAGCGTCGGGAAATGGTAGCATCAAAGCAGCTGTGTTGGAATTGCTTGAGTGATTCCCATCAGGCAAAAGCTTGCAAGTCGGACTATACATGTCGTACTTGTCACCAGCGTCACCATACACTGCTACATACTCCTACTCCCAACTCAACAATCGCTATGGCAGTGCAAAACAACCATGGAATGGTGTTTTTGGAAACGGTGCGGTTGTACATCCTAGATGGCTACGGAAACCGTCATGAGGCAAGGGCTCTCCTCGATTCGGGCTCTATGTCAAATTTCATCTGTAATTCGCTGGCTCGGAAGCTTCTGGGGATACCTCGGAACAAGGTTCACGTATCGATCCTGGGCATCGGCAATTCATTACAGTTGATGAAGGGATCAATCTTTGCAACTGTGGAATCCCGAAACCTTACACATGCTTCTCAGCTGGAGCTACTCATCTTGGATTCTCCATTTATGGAAATCCCAACGTCGCCCATTGATACATCGTCGTGGAAGCTTCCGGAATTGCCACTAGCAGACCCATCGTTCTTTGTTCCTGACAAGATCGACATCATCATTGGCGGAGATACGTACTGGGAGCTTCATTCCGGTAGAAAACGTTCGCTCGGCAGAGGAAAACCATGGCTAGTGGAGACGTTATTCGGTTGGGTCATCGCTGGAAACACGTCATCGGGTGCTTCGCATGGTTTACAGTTGTGTCATCTGGCTGCCAATGAAACGCCTTCATTGGAATCGGTTATGGAGCGTTTCTGGGATACCGAGACAATTGGCGATGATACTGCCTTATCTGCGGAAGAGGATGCCTGTGAGAAGCATTTCGTGACCACCACAACCAGAGAGGCATCCGGCAGGTATGTTGTCTGTTtgccacaaaataataatcccAGTATCGTTTTAGGAGAATCAAAGGCGATTGCTGATCGTCGGCTCCTTGCGGTGGAACGAAGGTTAAGATCGAATCATGTGATGAAGGAAGAATACAGCAAATTCATGAAGGAGTACGAGCGTTTAGGTCACATGAAGCGACTTACCGAACCGGTCGATGATACCTATGAGCATTACTATTTGCCTCATCATGCGGTAGTAAAGGAGACGAGCACAACCACTAAGGTCAGAGTAGTGTTTGATGCATCCTGTAAAACTTCCTCAGGATTTTCCTTAAACGACAAATTATTGGTGGGACCGGTGATCCAAGACGACCTGTTTTCGATTATTGTACGTTTTCGGTCACATTCCATCGCCCTATCAGCGGACGTCGAAAAAATGTACCGTCAAATTCTACACGATGATCGCGACCAACGGTACCTTCGCATAAGATACAGAGAAGACCCAACAGAGCCCATTCAAACTTACCAGCTACAAACGATTACATACGGAACTGCGTCCGCTCCGTTCCTGGCAACTAGAACACTGAAGCAAATAGCTCATGATCATCAAACACAGTACCCGCTAGCAGTTAACGCAGTACTGAACGACTTCTACGTAGACGACTTATTATCGGGTACAGAAGAAATATCGGATGCAATCGAGATGC TCACAAACAATTCGGAAGTCACTGTCACAGTCCCCGTTATAATCGTGATCGACTAA